A single genomic interval of Labeo rohita strain BAU-BD-2019 chromosome 13, IGBB_LRoh.1.0, whole genome shotgun sequence harbors:
- the si:ch211-217g15.3 gene encoding uncharacterized protein si:ch211-217g15.3 → MIRFSVLVCLSVLLFSTSAKPYRPREKVLVKTVQDTIVFDHPNGKMILGMKEVEPPQDMDITDFDIDHNMMIWKAAKEKMQQKYDRPEEDKDALYHPFDKIHLADAKQSENYFQPLGRDQVRKYDKAEEDRDHLYHGRFDVAEEPMREEKDVIGGNVRPMYLSPEEDKDDLYHAYVKELRSDQQVQAPMNIFPNRPKRVHTEPEVDLDDLYHKQ, encoded by the exons ATGATCAG gttttctgttttagtcTGCCTATCAGTGCTGTTGTTCAGCACTTCAGCCAAGCCATACAGGCCCAGG GAAAAAGTGTTGGTCAAAACAGTTCAGGATACTATAGT TTTTGATCATCCCAATGGGAAGATGATCCTGGGAATGAAGGAGGTGGAGCCACCGCAGGACATGGACATTACAGATTTTGACATCGATCACAACATGATGATTTGGAAAGCggcaaaagaaaaaatgcagCAGAAATACGACAGACCTGAAGAGGATAAAGATGCTCTCTACCACCCCTTTGACAAAATACATCTAGCTGATGCAAAACAGTCTGAAAACTACTTTCAGCCACTGGGACGCGATCAGGTACGGAAGTATGACAAAGCAGAAGAAGACAGAGATCATCTATACCACGGCAGGTTTGATGTAGCTGAAGAGCCAATGAGAGAAGAGAAGGATGTAATTGGAGGTAATGTCAGGCCCATGTATTTAAGCCCTGAAGAGGACAAAGATGACCTGTACCATGCATATGTTAAAGAACTTCGGTCCGACCAGCAGGTTCAGGCTCCAATGAATATATTCCCCAATCGTCCCAAAAGGGTACACACTGAGCCAGAGGTAGACCTGGATGACCTTTATCATAAGCAATGA